The Muricauda sp. SCSIO 65647 genome includes a region encoding these proteins:
- a CDS encoding amidohydrolase family protein, producing MTKVDCIIHNGTVLTINSQMEVFDKGVVVIDKGEILAVGDGSLLSDYDTDKKIDAQRGIVMPGMVNTHCHLPMIAFRGLGEEGIQDRLMGYFMPLEKELLCRELIYDATLIGTMDMALSGITTYADMYYHVDEMARATAKVGLRALLGQTVIGFPVVDAKEPYGGLAYARNIRGQFDKYSRVALALAPHAAYTLSADRLREVRAMSDELDIPIHIHIDEFETEKSKIVDNAKSLSVVRYLEDIGFLADNMILAHCNHVDDEDLKVIKEKGCGIAHNPMANSKGATGTAPIMEAIEKGIPVGLGTDGPMGSNVIDLFKVMTYACTVQRMRKMDRTLMTPDQVVHLATMGGAKVLGLQDQIGSLEKGKQADIVIVETQSLNMLPCHDPYAALVFQANPHNVRTTMVDGQVIMENRVLLTANMEEAKKGLEKWMPKIQALAKNLAIKAKNNSAAI from the coding sequence GTGACTAAAGTAGATTGTATCATCCATAACGGAACCGTACTGACCATCAATTCACAGATGGAAGTATTTGATAAGGGTGTGGTCGTTATAGATAAGGGAGAGATATTGGCCGTTGGAGATGGTTCGCTACTTTCAGATTATGACACTGACAAGAAAATCGATGCACAAAGAGGCATAGTAATGCCCGGAATGGTCAATACACACTGTCATCTACCCATGATTGCTTTTCGGGGATTGGGTGAAGAAGGTATTCAAGATAGATTGATGGGCTATTTTATGCCATTGGAAAAGGAACTATTGTGTCGAGAGCTCATTTACGATGCCACATTGATTGGGACAATGGATATGGCACTATCGGGTATAACCACTTATGCCGATATGTACTATCATGTAGATGAGATGGCCAGGGCAACGGCCAAAGTTGGCCTTCGTGCATTGTTGGGTCAGACGGTTATTGGGTTTCCTGTGGTGGATGCCAAAGAACCTTATGGAGGTCTGGCCTATGCCAGAAATATAAGGGGGCAGTTTGACAAGTATTCCCGTGTGGCCCTTGCCCTAGCGCCCCATGCTGCCTATACACTTTCGGCCGATAGATTAAGGGAAGTGAGGGCGATGTCTGATGAGCTTGATATTCCGATTCACATTCACATTGATGAGTTCGAGACCGAAAAAAGCAAAATTGTTGATAATGCCAAATCACTTTCAGTTGTCCGATATCTTGAAGACATAGGATTTTTAGCGGATAACATGATATTGGCCCATTGCAATCATGTCGATGATGAAGACTTGAAGGTCATAAAAGAAAAAGGATGTGGAATAGCCCATAATCCAATGGCCAATTCGAAGGGGGCAACCGGTACGGCCCCAATAATGGAAGCCATCGAAAAAGGGATACCGGTAGGTCTGGGTACCGATGGCCCAATGGGCTCGAATGTCATAGACCTGTTCAAAGTAATGACCTACGCTTGTACGGTGCAACGAATGAGAAAAATGGACAGGACACTGATGACCCCAGACCAAGTGGTGCACTTGGCAACAATGGGAGGAGCAAAGGTCTTGGGGCTTCAAGACCAAATAGGCTCTTTGGAAAAAGGAAAGCAGGCCGACATAGTAATAGTGGAGACCCAATCTTTGAACATGCTTCCCTGCCATGACCCCTATGCCGCTTTGGTGTTTCAGGCCAACCCGCATAATGTAAGAACGACCATGGTGGACGGACAGGTCATTATGGAAAACAGGGTGCTACTTACGGCCAATATGGAAGAAGCCAAAAAGGGATTGGAAAAATGGATGCCAAAGATTCAAGCATTGGCAAAAAATCTTGCCATTAAGGCAAAGAACAATAGTGCGGCAATATGA